A window of Limanda limanda chromosome 4, fLimLim1.1, whole genome shotgun sequence genomic DNA:
gatagtattattcttaaattgataattttattgtgttggactaattattttcattattcttggttgataaccttatcattgttaattgatagcttgtactttctaattgataattcctattttctcattagtggttttattgttatttgattactgatcatcttcaattaataatttaattatttttgatagataatttttattattttaataatcatatttcatgattattattaattagccaacgtcaagtctactcctattgcacaacactaaTGAAGCTTAACGTAAGTTCAGTCAGGAAGACTTAACCTTCTtattgatcagctgattgtgggcGTTCCTAAATGGCAAATCAGATCTGCCACAATCTCTTTCAACGAATCACTCAGCACCTTCGCATTCAGCGAGCATTCATCGACGTGCATAACCCacctccaccccaatctcctccagtcttcagCAGAATCATCATCACCTCATCTGGATCCCCGATGGTGTTTCATAGTGAATACATACTGtatgggtcatttttgatccatgtgtgtaaaagtgatgAGGAAACACAAAATGTACGTCTGATTATAAAGTGGTGTTAATCACTGGTAATTTTTGGTaatcaaaacaacatttcagtCAGGTATCTCACgttcaaatatattttgcaGCATTAGAACATggttagtgtttggcgtctaggctccaacttaatcactcccccacatgattacacaggaatgatgggagtgatgagcaaatacttgtaaccccccgttggagcctaaaggaggatgctggggtggtggaggagctgaagcaaCTGGaagcaatactgcagcagcagtgtgagcAAAAGGGATGATGGGAAATTTCGCTCTGCTTAAAAAGACCACCTGTTAAGGtcggtgtgtattatagatggttgtggagagtgaggtatgtcacatgatgtatatcacatgattggagcagcgcagcttgAGTTGGCTGCCAGAACTAGCTCTCCGGCATTGTTCCATATTCAATGAATactaaaaatatttaatgataaattacatttatttcaaacatataagttacaaaagaaaaatattaaaaaaaataattatttggtaatacctgaaatactgaatgaCGAAATTCATTCACTGCAAAGATTAGCCGGGTCACTTTTGAAGcatgtgtatcaaagggttattTAGTCACAAATAAGTGTTATCCCATATTGTGTATCAGAGAAGTGTTATTCCCTTTGATACACAATATGGGAATAACACTTCTCTGTGACTTGATATTTAACACCACCCGGGCTTTATATAAAGGAaaacttcaaaggattcattaagcaaaaaATTCCTTGTTGTCAGTtagctttaatgtcacagtgtcagtggtcatagattccTTCGATGTCTTAGCAAGGGTGAAAGATTTATAAGATCTATCGAGAAACAAGTGTTTTTGGCCTAAACAGATctactgtgtgtatttgtccaTGGATATCTTTTATTGTATCTTAACCTTTCATTTGCCATGCCAGTGAAAGCAATTCTGATTTGTCGTAATATTGTGATGTAGATTCGAGATGTTCCACCAAGGCGAGGGTGCCAGACCAGTCCGAACACTATGTAGAGGAAACCCAGCAAGGCAGATAACTTTTAAGGTGTCTGTGCTGAGAAACCACAGCACTGCACAGTACAGGTCTAATAGGGGTAATCTCTATATTTTGCTGTTTTACCATGTTTCACATTGACAttgaaaaaaattctaaaaattGCTTATCAACTTTTGATAAATGGAGTTTTGAACTACTCCTATTAATAGTAATATTAGTAGCAGGTTATCATAATTTGTCctgttactgttattattaatgACACCAATACAATAAAGGTAAAATTACTTATCGTTACATATCTTTCTTTACATCTGTTCACAGATGCTATGCCAGTCTGTCGTGTGTCCGTGCCACTTGACCTTGATGCGGAGGGATTCATCAGCGCACTCAGGAATAATGTCCCTGAGGTGCCAGAACAATTTGACCTGTGCAAGGTTAATGGGCAACGCGTCGTTGTCCCCCTGCAGGAGCAGTGCCCCAGGGACATTCGAACAAGACATGCCTTGGGCCGCTCAGCACTGTATCTACGCCCAAAGGTATGCAAATCTGTGACCCTCCCATAGGGCGATTTGGCAATATCATGATCTCATTAATTCCAGCCACAACAGTTGATTGATTGGTCATTTAGGCTACCATATAATGAAAGCTACTTGAATGATTATTAATAccttagtttattattattcatccagTATACACCCAACATGGGTATTCAACGAACATAGCCAAACTAAGGTATgaataatcatttaatttacTCAATATCAGCAGCAAAGCATAATGATAAATTACTATTATCTCAAATGTTATCCTTCCCTGGTGTCCATGTTTTTATGGTTTATATTAGCAACATGCAAGTAATTAAAGGCATGCGTAAAGTAAATTGTGAAATTCATAAACAGAAGTATAGGATGAAAGGATTTCTTCAATTGACCTGAGAGTTTATTTGTGGACAACTTGtagttttgtatttgtcttttcagtGGAGCACTTTTTATCAACGGTTTTGAATGgtgttacataaataaaattgttattattatcttatGCTTGACAGTAGCTACTATGAATACTTGGATCAATACCTCTGTTGGGCCTTCACACATTTTTGGCCATACTAAATAAAAGAAGACCTCTggcataaagcaaaacaaaggactcatgtttcctttaaaagtaaagttaaaacctgcctgtaaatgtaatttaaaagacTCATCTACCAACATTTTCAGATGATGAAAAAAAgaccagttttctttttggggcAATAGGGACCCCATGTGGAAAGGATCTGCCATGATCATTAAAATGAGCCGACGTGAATATAATGTGaatataatgtaaaatataatggtaagtacaagtgcatcaaacaaaaaatgtggaatatggccaaaatggcttccaccttccgggggtctcgggctgtctcggggggcaccgttgagccattctgcgacgcccattgaaaattccttcagaatacgtaaattttcaccactttctacctttatgcaaattttggtaagaagttgagcatgttaaagccctcaaaaagccaattcatttgcctgaataataataataataataaaaatttctagggctgcaaagcagcactgggcgggcccgagcacatgcattttgaagcgttgcatgcgttttgcctgaaaataataataaaaacaaagatatttgaccggctcagcatcaaaggattcatggtcgatgtatTTACAGAACATCctgttttaatggccagaacatcgtgttttcatggcgtgtaatcaaactttgacgccacgccacagtcacaccgtgtgactaaaaaaaaatgcgtcagtcagtttttatctccatcttgttgtgatgacactcatctcaatttgacgttgatccgatgaaaccctggtacaagtacatcaaagtaaaaatgtggaatatggccaaaatggccactaaatgcaagatagcaggcttcctgttgtgtttttccaattgcacctagagacctttttgtttgtctggtcatgatacacctgtatatcgatttttgtgaagaccggtcaatgtgaacacgtacCAGGGGTCttgggggcaccgttgagccattttgcgacgcccattgaaaattccttcagaatacgtaaattttcaccacttactaactttctgcaaattttggtaagaagttgagcatgttaaagccctcaaaaagccaattaatttgcctgaagaagatgaataataataatccttacaataacaatagggacctccctgacctttgatcagtgctcgggccctaaataaagtttcctttgatctaggaagactgaaatcaaaggattcatggtccatggaacatcgtgttttaatggcgtgtaatcaaactttgacgccatgccagggtcacaccgtgtgattaaaaaaaaatccgtcagtcagtttttatctccatcttgttgtgatgacactcatctcaatttgaagttgatccgatgaaaaccctggtacaagtgcatcaaacaaaaaatgtggaatatggccaaaatggccactaaatgcaaactagcaggcttcctgttgtgtttttccaattacacctaaagacttttttgtttgtctggtcataatacacctgtatattgatttttgtgaagacgggtcaatgtgaacacgttccaggggtctcggggggcaccgttgagccattttgcgacgccgattgaaaattccttcagaatacgtaaattttcaccactttctaactttctgcaaatttttgtaagaggttgagcatggtaaagccctcaaaaagccaattcatttgcctgaataataataataatccttacaatttcaatagggtctcaccagacacctttgatgtctgtgctcgggccctaataattaaAGACACATGTAAAAACACAAGTTGTTGCACAGTcggtggtggactagtggcagacaacttggactatgggcagaaattTGGAAAGACATCAGGCTggaaggtctctggttcgactccatggCGTAAAAGCGAACCTGGATGGACAACACTTGGATCTGTTCAAAagtccaagaggattctccatGTACCcactgtctagtgcccctgggCAAAGATTTGGCAGGGTTATTTGGTTGCAATGTAATGTTTTTGATTGATGAGAGTTTAAaggaaatcaaaatgaaaaactaatCTCTtgaatatgatatatatatatctgagaaaaaaaattggGGATGGAACTCCATACCTGACCTTCATTTGAATTCACTGCTCTATGAATTAGCCCCATTAGCCCACCCATGAGCCTCTCGCCTGCAGCTCCGACTCTtctcatcaaacacacaaatgtcttgttttctgATTTGCTAGCTACTGTACAAAACGCGATAGCAAGTGGTAATTGGCTGTAGGAGTAATGCAGACATGTTGGAGCTGGAAAATGACTccaaagacaaagaagaagactGAATTGTACCAGATCACCTTCATGTATCAGACTGtgattatatattatgtataattCTTTACAACATAAGAAACAGAATAGTCAGAGAAAACATGAACCATTTTCTTGACCGTAGTAGACAATGATTCCGTGCGTGTTCCAGAGCTCGAGAACCCACAGAGAATACAAATCCCCCACATGCCCCAGGCAATAGGGGCCAGCATACCGTGTGAGCtaaatttaaattgaatttatatCTAGGTTGGTGCTAGATTGGACAGACTGGAGGGCAAACTCAACTGTGATTGGTTTCTCTGTCAGTCACCTGCTCCAAATTCTAACCACTAATCAGAGCATTGCTCAAGATGATCCAATAGTGTTTAGCGAACTCCTCCTGATAGCTATGTGAGTCAATGTGTTCATGGACGATAGACTATAGTTTACTGCTTTAGCCTGTTtgctgtctttgtgtgtgtgacaatgtTCTGTTAGTGTGGCCTGTCGTGGTGTCTCACAGACATGGTGTCAGATTTGAATTGGATTGTGCACCTTTATGATTCATGGTCTTTTAACGAAATAATcagctttttgtgttttgtcagtTAAACCTTTTATCTCTCTCAGCACCATGGGTGTccatgcactgtgtgtgtgtttgtgtgtatgtttgtgactGTAGAGGGAAAGGGGGAGTCTATGAGGGGGTGTATTCCCATTTCTGCAATATCAAAACGGTGCACTTGCTGTcatttacagagagagagagactgcaagAGACAgcaagatagagagagagagagagagagagagagagagagagagagagagagagagagagagagagagagagagagagagagagagagagagagagagagagagagagagagagagagagagagagagagagagagagagagagagagagagagagagagagagagtgcacaTAGAGGggcaagagggagagataacCAGCgagtgagtgaaagagagagccACAGGATCCAAGTCCACAGtcggggttgtgtgtgtgtgcagtgctgCACGATGTATACTCAGGCTCTCGTCAGGCAAGagtttctttcatgtttttgctcttctgatttatttttttctcttttgaatTATCAGTGAAGCATGTCACCGGCTCTACTCCTGTCTTTGTTCGTTTATTTTGGATCCATTCATTCGCAGAGGACTCATCATCATTTCAGGGACACTCGATGGGAGGATCGCATCTCTTGTTTTGCGTCAGATTGCACAGCAGAGCAGATAACGTTACAGTATAAAGCGGAGGTGAAGTGCTGACTGAAGACAGCGCTGCTCGTTGTCTATATTTGGCTGCTGTGTTTGGCACTGTGAGCTTGACTGTCGGCTTTGCTGTGCCTTTAAACGCTGAGCGGAACGGAAcggaagagaggagaggctTTCCCCATCAGGTGAATCACAGTTCGCCACTGAATTTATTTCACTGATcagaggggaggaaggagggaggaaggatggagggggGCGTCCAGATGTGAGACTAATCCAAAAGAGGAGCAGGATCTAGATCTCCTGGTCGATGCATCTtccttttttaatataattccATTTCATCCATTTTTACATCACGGATAGAAGAAGAAACGAGGTAGATCAAAAGGAGCAGGGACACCAGGGTGACACTACTGAGTggggaggaggggagtgggTTGGGAGACAAAAATGCTGCCTTCACAGGAAGCCTCCAAAATCTACCATGACAACTACATGCGCAACTCCAGGAGCATCGGTGTCCTGtgggccatattcaccatttgcTTGGCCATCATCAACGTGGTGGTCTTCATCGAGCCCTACTGGATTGGTGACAGTGTCAGCACCCCCCAGGCTGGCTACTTTGGCTTGTTCAACTACTGCGTGGGCAATGGGAAGGTCGACAGAGACTTCTTGTGCCAGGGCAGCTTCTATGACTTCAGCTCCATCCCGTCGGGAGCCTTCAAGGTGGCCTCCGTCTTTGTGCTGATGTCCATGGTGCTCATCCTCAGCTGCATCGGCTCTTTtactctcttcttcttctgcaacacCGCCCTGGTCTACAAGACGTGTGCCTGGACGCAGCTGCTTTGTGGTAAGGGTGGgagatttgtgttattttgaagGGTCAAGGCTTGGGCAATGCAGTTGGTCTGCCAACACTTTTTGACGAAGAGGATCAATAAGCCTACCTCACCTCATTATGTGTTaggttacacttgtaaatatcaTCATGGTTGTGATCCTCCACAGACTAAGCACAGCAGGAGAGTATTAGTCCATCTGTgtaccctccctctctctctgtttctgatAGTGCACGCCTGTTCACCTTAGCTTTGAAGATAGCTGAAACATGAACGTGAAAAGATCTGAGAAAGTTCCCAAAAGGCCTATCCGGAGTCATGTTATGCACTGGACACCGTCTCTTGAGAGCTTGGTGTCCTGCATGTTTTtatcaaactgaaaaaacattatCTGCGTCATTAGTCATTACCCCAATGTGTTACTTCACATTTTGCCAACAGTTAGAGGccttaaagttttatttatcattatttttcatCCAGCTCCTTGAAATTATTTGTGTAATTGTATGGAGTTATGATAATGAAATGCCCTCAGCAGTGTTGCATCAACGATCACAGCTTCTATTTTGGTTGACAGATCTTCCTTCCAGATTAGCCTACATTATGCATGATCTGGTACATGCATTGCAGTAATTTATCCCCATGAAGTGCATCCATTCATCTGTGCGAAACCCGGAATGAGCACCATGTAAACGCTTTGAATTATGTAATTATATCAGGAGGTGTGAGGGATACATTGGAGAGAAGACTCAGACTCCACGGCTTCTGACGCTGATGTTAGAAGCCGTGgattacatttttcatattgAATCAAACGAAAGATTTTGTTGTTCATTTTTGTCTGACTTTTAAAACCCTAAATTAGatactctttgtgtgtgtgtgtgtatgtgtgtgtgtgtgtgtgtgtgcatggttgGTACTCGTCCATTAGTTACTGTTGAACAGATTGTTCAGGTGGATTCCACAAGTGTCTCAGCTCAGCGGACATCCCAGATTCCCCTGACACACTCATGATCACACAAACTACTAATGAAAGATGCTGAGTTATTTGGCATGTGTAAAATGGGTTTGATTTGGCTTTTGTCGATGTTTATTCTTGCTGTGCTTAGCATGAGTTCACTTCCTCTGTGATGGGATACACTATGATGGTGTATGTAcagggagggggtggagggtgggATTTTAATTGTGCAATGATGTGGAAGATTTGACATTATCTAAGAGGACGTGTTGGAGGCCAGATTATTCTTTCCAACGAGGCAGCTGAATGTGGATGGTGGTGGATTCAGGACCTTTGGAAATCAAAGACTTCAGTGTCTCTCACAGAGACATAACGCTGATAGAGACTTGAGCagacaaagaaataaagaggggaggagagagaggagctgaaagACAGAACACAAAAAACAGGATAGCAGTCCAACAGACaagtaacaaacaaacaagatgggTAGAAAATAATTGCCAAAATGCAATGATGGCTTAAATATGGGCATTTAATTATTtagaaatgaaacaaattacTGGAAACCAGTTATGATGTTGTTTAAAGGATGCAAAGAATGACGGgagataatataatattatgtaGCTAGGCAGAGATGAGCATGAGTTGCACACAGAGTCATGGGTCACAGGTGACATGATAATATAAACCTGTGAGTACAAAACCATTTTTGATTGGAGCATTTGATCTAACAATGATAACACTCCCAATTCACAATATACACCACCACAGTGCCGCTGAAACATTTAGCTCATACTGCACTGACGTCTCCACATGGACAAGCCTCTATTCTGTTTCTATAAATAGAAGAGTGGCATTTACAGGTCCTTACCCCCTTCCCCCATTTGGTATCCCCCACTCACAGGGTCCCTCAGTCGTTCCCAGACAAGCATATTTTCCTCAATTCCCGTCTTCCCGGGCTCTCCATCCGAgcctgctgctgtttccttGACACATCCGAGTAGCAGCCGTTGCTTCAGAGGTGTGAAACTGACAAAACGCTAATTGTGAATTAGTTTAACACattctgaaaacacaaattctAAACAAATGCTGTCTCATCTGATTATGATTTTTAATAGTTTTCCCAATGCTGTGGAAAAAAACTTGACTGTTTCGTAATAAGACATATACTCAAGTACTCCGGATTAGCACAAGCAAAACAACATGATTTTTCTCTTATCTGTTATGTAGACGTAACTCAGGGAAACATGCTCTTACTGTATGACAGGATTCTGTGTTCCACAAAGTTTCCCTTCATGCTCTGATGATTCAAAAGTAAGGAAACATGCTGTTACgtactgtgttgtattttaccTTCAGCTGACAAGCAAAGGTTTGTGACTATTGTAAATGCTGGCATGAGCTCAGCTCTGAACTCAGTGATCTATATGGTGGTTTGCTAGGTCAGTCTAAAATAGTGCAGTGCACACAAGTTCTCTGAAAATGTCACTGTCAGCTTTAAAAGGTGCAAGAAAATACACAATGGGGCAGTTTTATGTCCCGCAACAGATTCTTCAGGTTCGAGCAATGAAAAACCAGGCAGGTTCAGAGGAAAAGAGACGAGCAAAGTCATGAGAACATGAAGAGATCAACTGATGGAGCAGCGGTGATGAcagggaaaatgtgaaaatgttaaacCCAGTGAATACACCTTTGAGTCCATTTATGTGTTCCCCAAAATAATGAAACCATGTCTGCAAAAGATTTCAGGTGCTGAAAATGTATGACAGAAAGAGTGGATTTATAAGCAAGCTCCAACTGAGGGGAAAAAGATGCAATGTTGGAGATGTGACCTTTTCCCTCCCTCATGCTCTACTTACCACCATTTCGGGGTAAGCTAATATGTAAAGCATATAACATATTACTATCAGGCAACCACAAGTGAAAATGTGGGTAAGACTTGGCCGGCTTGGGGACTGGAGGTGAGAGTAGGGAACCAGCCTCAACCAGTAGGTTTGTTACGGTGTGTCATCACCAGCAGCTTTCTAAGCACTTGTAACTTTGCCTACATCCATTACAGACACCGTCTTTCAGGAATCAGATGGTTTACAAACAGCCACTGCTGATAAGCAAGgtgttaataaaaaacacattattttctaGTACAACACAGAAGATGTGATGCACATGTGTGCCAGCGTAAAGGGGCCAAACGACTGGAGAGATATTTGTGTGCCTTTCTGAAACTGATGATTCACACGCACCTCCTGCAATGGTTGGTCATCTGTGCAGAATTGAGAAACTAGTAGTAGCTAAATTTAACCTTATCTCTCTAGCTCTCTTTTTGCTTCACAGttatttctgacattttgcaCGTGAAACGCTGAGTGCAACACAATGAATGTGTTCCTACATGTGCCGCCTTGTCACCATTTTGAAACACTAATGGAATCATCCCCCTTTCTGATGTCTACTTTTCTGGTAGAACTCAGCTCTTGAGTTGGTGGACAGTACAGAGCTGGACTGAGTAACACATCACTCTGTTGTTCTCTGTTCATTTTCATCTTTCCAACAACTTTGGTCTCTGCTGTGTGATGAGTAATACATTCTCATGGAGCTGGTagcataagctgctttcagacatgcactggactctgCAGTCCCTCGGTATTTCcccagaggaggtgcatgtgtgaacgcaaatgtcagagtgagacgcTCCAAGGTCTCTGCTAACTTTCTCCGGCTGGCCTCCTAGGATGAAGTCCATAGAAATCTTTACATGTGCTTCTTGTCATTTGTCAGCATTGAGTTTTAAAGGGAGGGGCGGGGGCTACTTTTTCTACCGGGCCACCAGTGAGGACAACTACTAGTGCTCAGTAAAATGACCAAGCTGCTTCTGTGTTTAACCCTGGACCACCTGTGTGCCCTGGTTTtagttctctcacacacagttaACAATGAcagatgcagtgtgtgtgcgtgcgtgcgtgtctgtCAGTGAGGAAGCAGTCTAATGGGACTGGAGCTGGGCCTAATCTAATGCTCTCAGACCGGATACAGGTGATGGTTTAATCAGCTCTGTGGTGCAGCTCCACGCTGGGGCTTCTCCTGGTCATTGGACCTTGTGACGGAGCTCTGCTGAGTGCCAGCAGAGTGTAGGTCGGCCCAACAGACGCCTGCCCAGTCAGAAACACCACAGGGACAGCTGCTGTGCACCACACCAAATGATCACCAACAAACCTAAACTATAATACTGAGGCTTTGATGAAGGTATAAAAAATTAAGCAAATACGTTAAGTTTGTTATGTTGCTTTGATGCAAATGACTATACTTTCAAGAAGGTTTTGATTTAGATTTGAAAATTGATGAAGTTGAAGCATCCGGAAATTCCGTTCAAAAATTCTGTTTGGTTGTATCTAAGAGAACAGCTGACTGCTTCTTAAAGATCCACAGGGCTTAATGCATTCATATATTTTAAGTATATCATAAATGCATTTTTGGCCTGAGGTCATTAAGTGATTTataaagaagcagcagcacttGGAAATCTGCTCTTCCACTAACTGGAAATCAGGGACAGATTTAGGAACCAGAGTGACGTGCTCAGTGCTCCTGGTTGCTAACAGAATTCCAGAAGCAGGATTCTCAGTGTGTAGTTCGCAGTACCCCACAAGACCTGTAAACTGACTATGATGTGTAAATGTTGTGAAGTTCCCCAATGGACACATCCAGGGTTTCTGATTCTGCACTGAAATCTGAAGTGACCCTGTCCCAGCCACGTTTCACTCGACTCTTCACAGATGAGACTTTAGtatttcaatcaggagagacttgattCTCAacttaattatgtttattttgacaaacGCACAAAGTAATGTGAATGTTTACAGTCTTTGGCAAACCTTTTTGAAAggaaaacgtagaaacctcaggaagagccacatgcgagggatccctcttccaggacggacagaagtgcaatggattcCACGAGTAATAGGTATATTTTAAGGCAGTTTTGTGGATTATTTAGTCTGTGACCAGCTCCCACCGTCATCGGGTGCCGCCGTAATCCCCGATCCACTGACACCATTGGGAtccgtcatcaaggtccatgatcgCTGCCAACACGATGTGAGATTATTACAATCAGTTGTGGTCAGGATCCGGAAGAGGTGATGAATATTCTActggagactggaggagattggggtggaggaggggttatgcgCGTCACTGAAAGACGGCTGACTgcggaagagaggagaagggatttttaaagtttgacaggtgctgaatgattggctgaagagTCTTTGCAGACCTGATTGGACATTTAGGAACATCTACAATCAGCTGATTAATGGGCAGGTTAGGTATTTCTGACTGAAGTTACGCTAGCTTCATTTTAATCTGTATTTTAAAACAGTGTAATGTGACGTGTTTATCATTTTAATGCTCAgattaaaatgcaataaatcTAAAAACTGTTGTGTCCTCTATGCTTTGTTGTAAAGCACAAAGTGTTTGGACAAGGAACAATTagcaaaatatattcaatgatgtgtgttttttctctacaGAGCCAACGGCAAACCTGACTTTGCTAAATAAAGACTTGTGCATGGATGTTATATATATACTTGACCCCTCAGTGTGAaatgtggcccctttatggcccctgatttagaaaatcTGAGATCCATCCCGAACCTCCCCTTTACATTTTGGACGCCCCAGAATTGAACCCTGTAGCCCCCCATTTGGTGAatctgctcatattcacaaTGTCAATGTAGAACAGTTTATGGGATGAAAATGCAGTCTGCATACAAATTTGATGGGTTATTTTGGGACACTCACTACACTGAGAGCATGCTGACCTTCTAGAGTTTTACTGCTCACAGCTTGAGTGTTGACATCTTAATCAGTGTCCCTCTCTGTGTGGTGATAGCAGACGGCTGGTTTTACTCTTTGATGGTGTAAAATCCAaggtcagtttttttctttaacaaatgcaaacacaagctCATTGGATGAGAAGAGGATCAGGGTTAAAAAGAAATGTTGGCTGTGATGTTTGTGAAGTATGTTTCCCACACTGCTTGTTGAAATGTAAAGACGAGTCCTCTCGTATCAAATCTGAAGATGACTTTTCTTTCAAATATGTCGACTTGTAGAGGATTTTTCTGCTTTTCATAGGTTCAACTGCTAACTTTCATTGATAATAATTGGGGCTCTCAATAGTCTTGTtcagtatataatatattcatttatGTCTATAAGTGACTCACAGTaactaataataaaaacatgttttagaaATGATCACAAATTCattataaatcattaaaatcttTCATTACAGTTTCACTATCTGATCAAACTGCTAAATGTTCTGGACATACAGTGGTAATGTCCATCCCTAGAGAAACTAGTTTGTGCAACCAAATATTCTAACCCTATTTATTTTGAGTCAAAATTACTCAAAAGCAGTCACAATTAAGGATTTACTGCGCTGGTCCGTGGAATATCCTCGCTCTCTGATGACGGCAAACCATGTAAACAAAGCTCATCTCCCTTAAGAGACAAGCCCGGGGTCCACAATCTCAGCAAC
This region includes:
- the lhfpl4a gene encoding LHFPL tetraspan subfamily member 4 protein; amino-acid sequence: MLPSQEASKIYHDNYMRNSRSIGVLWAIFTICLAIINVVVFIEPYWIGDSVSTPQAGYFGLFNYCVGNGKVDRDFLCQGSFYDFSSIPSGAFKVASVFVLMSMVLILSCIGSFTLFFFCNTALVYKTCAWTQLLCAVCLVLGCVIFPNGWDAEVIRDMCGEDTGRYTLGNCSVRWAYILAIVGILDALVLSFLAFVLGNRQSEFVQEELKADSRDFAVSRIIIRETRDARFGNQRFN